A window of Ipomoea triloba cultivar NCNSP0323 chromosome 2, ASM357664v1 contains these coding sequences:
- the LOC116009999 gene encoding amino acid transporter AVT6E isoform X2 yields the protein MDSNYSAVASKDGFVDLQLKDGDFESDVPSRKLVASDQENRYVKPVNADELELDDIDFDNLPLIFGENKSGSGIYGAVFNLTTTIIGAGIMALPATMKVLGLILGFILIILMGILSEMSVELLIRFSVQCNASSYGEVVQAALGKTARILSEICIIVNNAGVLIVYLIIIGDVMSGSLHHIGVFDQWLGQGVWDHRKLVVLIFLVIFLAPLCALDKIESLSLTSAASVALAVVFVFVAFIVAFIKLVEGKIEAPRMTPDFGSTRAILDLLVVIPIMSNAYVCHFNIQPIYNELEGRSPQKMYRVGRITTVICVLVYASTAVAGYLLFGKETESDVLTNFDKDLGIRFSTALTYIVRIGYVFHLILVFPVIHFSLRQAVDALFFKDSAPLQESRKRCLALTAVLLALIYFGSTMIPNIWTAFKFTGATTAVSLGFTFPALIALRLSKEGNGLSSGEKALCWSMLVMAVIVSTLGVIGNIYSIK from the exons ATGGATAGTAATTATTCAGCTGTTGCTTCCAAGGATGGATTCGTAGACTTACAACTGAAAGATGGAGACTTTGAATCTGATGTCCCATCTAGGAAGTTGGTAGCTTCAGATCAGGAAAACAGGTACGTGAAACCGGTCAATGCGGATGAACTTGAATTAGATGACATTGATTTCGATAATTTGCCCCTTATTTTTGGTGAAAATAAATCTGGATCTGGAATATATGGGGCTGTTTTCAACCTCACCACGACTATTATTGGGGCGGGGATTATGGCATTGCCTGCCACAATGAAAGTTTTGGGTTTGATTTTaggttttattttgataatcttGATGGGTATTTTGTCTGAAATGAGTGTTGAATTGCTTATCCGTTTCTCGGTCCAGTGCAATGCATCATCCTATGGAGAGGTTGTTCAGGCCGCTTTGGGTAAAACAGCTAGGATCTTATCGGAGATTTGCATCATTGTGAACAATGCTGGtgtattaattgtttatttgattataattggAGATGTTATGTCAGGTTCACTTCACCATATTGGTGTTTTTGATCAGTGGTTAGGTCAAGGGGTGTGGGATCATAGGAAGTTGGTGGTTCTGATCTTTTTGGTGATTTTTCTTGCACCTCTGTGTGCATTAGACAAGATTGAGTCATTGAGCTTGACGTCAGCGGCTTCTGTTGCTCTTGCTGTGGTATTTGTTTTTGTTGCTTTCATTGTAGCATTCATTAAGCTTGTTGAAGGGAAAATTGAAGCTCCTAGAATGACCCCGGATTTTGGATCCACCAGGGCAATCTTGGATCTACTTGTGGTGATTCCTATAATGTCAAATGCTTATGTTTGTCATTTTAATATTCAACCTATTTATAATGAGCTTGAAGGACGCTCGCCACAGAAGATGTACCGAGTGGGAAGGATCACCACCGTTATTTGTGTACTGGTGTATGCTTCAACCGCTGTTGCTGGTTATTTACTCTTTGGAAAAGAGACTGAATCTGATGTACTGACTAACTTTGATAAAGATCTCGGTATTCGTTTTAGTACAGCTTTAACATATATCGTCCGCATTGGCTATGTCTTCCATTTAATCCTTGTCTTCCCTGTTATCCATTTCTCCCTAAGGCAAGCAGTTGATGCATTGTTCTTTAAGGATTCAGCCCCACTCCAAGAGAGTAGGAAGAGGTGCTTGGCTCTGACTGCAGTTCTCTTAGCTCTCATATATTTCGGTTCAACCATGATTCCAAACATTTGGACTGCATTCAAATTCACAGGTGCAACTACAGCGGTTTCTTTAGGTTTTACATTTCCAGCTCTTATTGCCCTAAGATTGAGCAAAGAAGGGAATGGGTTGAGCAGCGGAGAGAAGGCATTGTGTTGGTCCATGTTAGTAATGGCTGTTATTGTTAGCACTCTGGGAGTGATTGGCAACATTTATAGCATAAAATA a
- the LOC116009999 gene encoding amino acid transporter AVT6E isoform X1, with product MDSNYSAVASKDGFVDLQLKDGDFESDVPSRKLVASDQENRYVKPVNADELELDDIDFDNLPLIFGENKSGSGIYGAVFNLTTTIIGAGIMALPATMKVLGLILGFILIILMGILSEMSVELLIRFSVQCNASSYGEVVQAALGKTARILSEICIIVNNAGVLIVYLIIIGDVMSGSLHHIGVFDQWLGQGVWDHRKLVVLIFLVIFLAPLCALDKIESLSLTSAASVALAVVFVFVAFIVAFIKLVEGKIEAPRMTPDFGSTRAILDLLVVIPIMSNAYVCHFNIQPIYNELEGRSPQKMYRVGRITTVICVLVYASTAVAGYLLFGKETESDVLTNFDKDLGIRFSTALTYIVRIGYVFHLILVFPVIHFSLRQAVDALFFKDSAPLQESRKRCLALTAVLLALIYFGSTMIPNIWTAFKFTGATTAVSLGFTFPALIALRLSKEGNGLSSGEKALCWSMLVMAVIVSTLGVIGNIYSIK from the coding sequence ATGGATAGTAATTATTCAGCTGTTGCTTCCAAGGATGGATTCGTAGACTTACAACTGAAAGATGGAGACTTTGAATCTGATGTCCCATCTAGGAAGTTGGTAGCTTCAGATCAGGAAAACAGGTACGTGAAACCGGTCAATGCGGATGAACTTGAATTAGATGACATTGATTTCGATAATTTGCCCCTTATTTTTGGTGAAAATAAATCTGGATCTGGAATATATGGGGCTGTTTTCAACCTCACCACGACTATTATTGGGGCGGGGATTATGGCATTGCCTGCCACAATGAAAGTTTTGGGTTTGATTTTaggttttattttgataatcttGATGGGTATTTTGTCTGAAATGAGTGTTGAATTGCTTATCCGTTTCTCGGTCCAGTGCAATGCATCATCCTATGGAGAGGTTGTTCAGGCCGCTTTGGGTAAAACAGCTAGGATCTTATCGGAGATTTGCATCATTGTGAACAATGCTGGtgtattaattgtttatttgattataattggAGATGTTATGTCAGGTTCACTTCACCATATTGGTGTTTTTGATCAGTGGTTAGGTCAAGGGGTGTGGGATCATAGGAAGTTGGTGGTTCTGATCTTTTTGGTGATTTTTCTTGCACCTCTGTGTGCATTAGACAAGATTGAGTCATTGAGCTTGACGTCAGCGGCTTCTGTTGCTCTTGCTGTGGTATTTGTTTTTGTTGCTTTCATTGTAGCATTCATTAAGCTTGTTGAAGGGAAAATTGAAGCTCCTAGAATGACCCCGGATTTTGGATCCACCAGGGCAATCTTGGATCTACTTGTGGTGATTCCTATAATGTCAAATGCTTATGTTTGTCATTTTAATATTCAACCTATTTATAATGAGCTTGAAGGACGCTCGCCACAGAAGATGTACCGAGTGGGAAGGATCACCACCGTTATTTGTGTACTGGTGTATGCTTCAACCGCTGTTGCTGGTTATTTACTCTTTGGAAAAGAGACTGAATCTGATGTACTGACTAACTTTGATAAAGATCTCGGTATTCGTTTTAGTACAGCTTTAACATATATCGTCCGCATTGGCTATGTCTTCCATTTAATCCTTGTCTTCCCTGTTATCCATTTCTCCCTAAGGCAAGCAGTTGATGCATTGTTCTTTAAGGATTCAGCCCCACTCCAAGAGAGTAGGAAGAGGTGCTTGGCTCTGACTGCAGTTCTCTTAGCTCTCATATATTTCGGTTCAACCATGATTCCAAACATTTGGACTGCATTCAAATTCACAGGTGCAACTACAGCGGTTTCTTTAGGTTTTACATTTCCAGCTCTTATTGCCCTAAGATTGAGCAAAGAAGGGAATGGGTTGAGCAGCGGAGAGAAGGCATTGTGTTGGTCCATGTTAGTAATGGCTGTTATTGTTAGCACTCTGGGAGTGATTGGCAACATTTATAGCATAAAATAG